One genomic window of Candidatus Didemnitutus sp. includes the following:
- the fusA gene encoding elongation factor G: MSSPINITVVTDKAKVSPANAKDRPFPLEWTRNIGIAAHIDAGKTTTTERILFYSGAVHKMGEVHEGTTVTDWMEQERERGITITAAAISCAWNASFGPWKGIKQRINIIDTPGHVDFTAEVERSMRVLDGAVAVFCAVAGVQPQSETVWRQANKYGVPRVAFVNKMDRTGANFFRAVDEMREKLKANAHPLYIPMGQEENFNGLIDLVQNIAYKFDDTTDQLGMNPVTSPIPAEYAAQAKEYREKLIEAVSDFDDVIANKYLEGQEITTEEFILAVRKATVSMKFTGVIPGSAFKKKGVQRLLDCVVNYLPNPIDVPPMKGQDSSGNAVEAVVDDKAKLAGLAFKLWTDPFVGKLVFYRVYTGVVKRGMSLYNPRTRRSERVSRLVLMRAMDREEIELAYAGDICALVGVKDVITGDTLCDEDFDIRLEPPSFPEPVIAMSIEPNSKGDQEKLGVALQRLVAEDPTLRVKTDQDTGQTILAGMGELHLEIIVDRMKREFKVEATVGKPQIAYRETVTGSADGVGKFIRQSGGKGQYGHVVVKIEPNEKGKGIEVINEIVGGVIPKEFIKPATDGIMEGANNGVVAGYPVVDAIIRIIDGSFHEVDSSELAFKMAGIFAFKEAMKVAKPILLEPIMGVEVTTPEDYQGDLMGDINRRRGQIQGMENKNGACIISAHVPLEMLFGYVTDIRSLSKGRASASITPSHFAQVPNNLLAKIVETSSKAPART; the protein is encoded by the coding sequence ATGTCTTCTCCGATCAACATCACCGTCGTCACCGACAAGGCCAAGGTCTCCCCGGCCAACGCCAAGGACCGTCCGTTCCCGCTCGAGTGGACGCGCAACATCGGCATCGCCGCGCACATCGACGCCGGCAAGACCACGACGACTGAGCGCATTCTTTTCTACTCCGGCGCCGTCCACAAGATGGGCGAAGTCCACGAAGGCACCACGGTGACCGACTGGATGGAGCAGGAGCGCGAGCGCGGCATCACGATCACCGCCGCCGCCATTTCCTGCGCCTGGAACGCTTCCTTCGGTCCCTGGAAGGGGATCAAGCAGCGCATTAACATCATCGACACGCCCGGACACGTAGACTTCACCGCCGAAGTCGAGCGCTCCATGCGCGTGCTCGACGGTGCTGTCGCGGTGTTCTGCGCGGTCGCCGGCGTGCAACCGCAGTCCGAGACCGTGTGGCGCCAGGCCAACAAATACGGCGTTCCGCGCGTGGCGTTCGTCAACAAGATGGACCGCACCGGTGCCAACTTCTTCCGCGCCGTCGACGAGATGCGCGAGAAGCTCAAGGCCAACGCGCATCCGCTCTACATCCCGATGGGCCAGGAGGAAAACTTCAACGGCCTCATCGACCTCGTTCAGAACATCGCCTACAAGTTCGACGACACGACCGATCAGCTCGGCATGAATCCGGTGACAAGCCCGATCCCCGCCGAATACGCCGCCCAGGCGAAGGAATACCGCGAGAAACTCATCGAAGCCGTCTCCGATTTCGACGACGTCATCGCGAACAAGTATCTCGAAGGCCAGGAAATCACCACCGAGGAATTCATCCTCGCCGTCCGCAAGGCCACGGTCTCGATGAAATTCACGGGCGTGATCCCGGGCTCCGCGTTTAAGAAGAAGGGCGTGCAGCGTCTCCTCGACTGCGTCGTCAACTATCTCCCGAACCCGATCGATGTTCCGCCGATGAAGGGTCAGGACAGCTCCGGCAACGCCGTTGAAGCAGTCGTGGACGACAAGGCGAAGCTCGCCGGTCTCGCGTTCAAGCTCTGGACCGACCCGTTCGTCGGCAAGCTCGTGTTCTACCGCGTCTACACCGGCGTGGTGAAGCGCGGCATGTCCCTCTACAATCCCCGCACCCGCCGCTCCGAGCGCGTCTCCCGTCTCGTGCTCATGCGCGCGATGGACCGCGAGGAAATCGAACTGGCTTATGCGGGCGACATCTGCGCGCTCGTCGGCGTCAAGGACGTCATCACCGGCGACACGCTGTGCGATGAGGACTTCGACATTCGTCTCGAGCCCCCGTCCTTCCCCGAGCCCGTCATCGCGATGTCGATCGAGCCGAACTCGAAGGGCGACCAGGAAAAGCTCGGCGTCGCGCTGCAGCGCCTCGTCGCTGAAGATCCGACTCTCCGCGTCAAGACCGACCAAGACACCGGCCAGACGATTCTCGCCGGCATGGGCGAGTTGCACCTCGAAATCATCGTCGACCGCATGAAGCGCGAGTTCAAGGTCGAGGCGACCGTGGGCAAGCCGCAGATTGCTTATCGCGAGACCGTCACCGGCTCCGCGGACGGCGTCGGCAAGTTCATCCGCCAGTCCGGTGGCAAAGGCCAATACGGCCACGTCGTCGTCAAGATCGAGCCGAACGAAAAGGGCAAGGGCATCGAAGTCATCAACGAAATCGTTGGCGGCGTCATCCCGAAGGAATTCATCAAGCCCGCCACCGACGGCATCATGGAAGGCGCGAACAACGGCGTCGTCGCCGGCTACCCGGTCGTCGATGCGATCATCCGCATCATCGACGGTTCCTTCCACGAAGTCGACTCGTCGGAACTCGCGTTCAAGATGGCCGGCATCTTCGCCTTCAAGGAAGCGATGAAGGTCGCGAAGCCGATCCTCCTCGAGCCGATCATGGGCGTCGAAGTCACCACGCCGGAAGATTACCAAGGCGACCTGATGGGCGACATCAACCGCCGCCGCGGTCAGATCCAAGGCATGGAAAACAAGAACGGCGCGTGCATCATCTCCGCCCACGTTCCGCTCGAAATGCTCTTCGGTTACGTGACGGACATCCGCTCCCTCTCAAAGGGCCGCGCGTCCGCCTCGATCACGCCGTCGCACTTCGCCCAGGTCCCGAACAACCTTTTGGCCAAGATCGTCGAGACCTCCTCGAAGGCCCCGGCCCGCACCTAA
- the rpsN gene encoding 30S ribosomal protein S14: protein MPKTSSIERNKKRIKLADKFAAKRAELKAILSNPATTDEEFYAAQKKLQKLPRNSAKERIRNRCSMSGRPRGFNRKFGVSRLTFRELALAGKIPGVTKSSW from the coding sequence ATGCCGAAGACCTCCTCCATCGAGCGCAACAAGAAGCGCATCAAGCTCGCCGACAAGTTCGCCGCCAAGCGCGCCGAGCTGAAGGCCATCCTTTCGAATCCCGCCACCACCGACGAGGAATTCTACGCCGCCCAGAAGAAGCTCCAGAAGCTTCCCCGCAACTCCGCCAAGGAGCGCATCCGCAACCGCTGCTCCATGAGCGGCCGTCCGCGCGGCTTCAACCGCAAGTTCGGCGTGTCCCGCCTGACCTTCCGCGAGCTCGCGCTCGCCGGCAAGATCCCCGGCGTCACCAAGTCCTCCTGGTAA
- the rpsH gene encoding 30S ribosomal protein S8 produces MTDPISDFLTRLRNASKAGQSQCVAPHSKMKESLATILKAEGFVREVTSGTDERGHKTLIVALKYVDNTPVITGLKRESTPGRRVYFSYTDLPRVLNGLGMAIVSTSKGLMKDQDARRNKLGGELVCTVW; encoded by the coding sequence ATGACCGATCCGATCAGTGATTTCCTGACCCGCCTCCGCAATGCGTCGAAGGCCGGCCAGTCCCAGTGCGTCGCCCCGCACTCCAAGATGAAGGAGAGTCTCGCGACGATCCTCAAAGCCGAAGGCTTCGTCCGCGAAGTCACTTCCGGCACCGACGAGCGCGGCCACAAGACGCTCATCGTCGCTCTCAAATACGTCGACAACACCCCGGTCATCACCGGCCTCAAGCGTGAGTCGACCCCGGGCCGTCGCGTGTATTTCAGCTATACCGACCTCCCGCGCGTCCTCAACGGCCTCGGCATGGCCATCGTCTCGACGTCCAAGGGCCTCATGAAGGACCAGGACGCCCGCCGCAACAAGCTCGGTGGCGAGCTCGTCTGCACCGTCTGGTAA
- the rplF gene encoding 50S ribosomal protein L6, translating to MSRIGKQPVQIPDKVKIDIKGTTVSVDGPKGKVSKTFAPVVKIEKKDNTIVVSPTEETRFSKAMYGTARSVIAGMVKGAAVGYLKELEIQGVGFKAALKGKQLDLSLGYSHQILHDIPEGIKVTVTDGTKLKVEGADKQLVGQVTSEIRAYYPPEPYKGKGVRLVGEFAERVRRKEGKTVA from the coding sequence ATGAGCAGAATTGGCAAACAACCCGTTCAGATTCCCGACAAGGTCAAGATCGACATCAAAGGCACCACGGTGTCCGTCGACGGCCCCAAGGGCAAAGTCTCCAAGACCTTCGCGCCCGTCGTGAAGATCGAGAAGAAGGACAACACGATCGTCGTTTCCCCCACCGAGGAGACCCGTTTCTCCAAGGCCATGTATGGCACCGCCCGCTCGGTCATCGCCGGCATGGTGAAGGGCGCCGCAGTCGGCTACCTCAAGGAACTCGAGATCCAAGGCGTCGGTTTCAAAGCCGCGCTGAAGGGCAAGCAGCTCGACCTCTCGCTCGGCTACTCGCATCAGATCCTCCACGACATCCCCGAAGGCATCAAGGTCACCGTCACCGACGGCACGAAGCTCAAGGTCGAAGGCGCTGACAAACAGCTCGTCGGCCAGGTCACTTCCGAGATCCGCGCCTACTACCCGCCCGAGCCTTACAAGGGCAAGGGTGTCCGCCTCGTCGGCGAGTTCGCCGAGCGCGTCCGCCGCAAGGAAGGCAAGACCGTCGCCTAA
- a CDS encoding 50S ribosomal protein L24 — protein MQKFHIKKNDQVIVISGSHKGKTGKVLEVLASKNRAVVEGVAMIKKHLKKSQENPQGKIAEREGSIHVSNLMLQSRFDASKKRAKKTEAKKA, from the coding sequence ATGCAAAAATTCCATATCAAGAAGAACGACCAGGTCATCGTCATCTCCGGCTCCCACAAGGGCAAGACCGGCAAAGTCCTCGAAGTCCTCGCGTCCAAGAACCGCGCGGTCGTCGAAGGCGTGGCAATGATCAAGAAGCACCTGAAGAAGTCGCAGGAAAATCCTCAGGGCAAAATCGCCGAGCGCGAAGGTTCGATCCACGTCTCGAATCTCATGCTCCAATCCCGCTTCGACGCCTCGAAGAAGCGCGCCAAGAAAACCGAAGCCAAGAAGGCCTAA
- the rpsC gene encoding 30S ribosomal protein S3: MGQKTNPTGFRLAVRRNWQSRWFARKKDFAKLLHEDQIIRDTLMEKLKQASVPRIFIERAGNRVRVKIFTARPGIVIGKKGQEVENMKVQLGKITGKEVLLDIQEVKKPEIEAQLVAENVALQLERRVAFRRAIKKSVQMAMSLGADGIKIQCSGRLGGADIARREWQRQGRIPLHTLRENIDYGFAEARTVWGKIGVKCWICKKDESN; the protein is encoded by the coding sequence ATGGGTCAAAAAACCAATCCTACCGGTTTCCGCCTCGCTGTCCGCCGCAACTGGCAATCCCGCTGGTTCGCCCGCAAGAAGGACTTCGCGAAGCTCCTCCACGAAGACCAGATCATCCGTGACACCCTCATGGAGAAACTGAAGCAGGCCTCCGTGCCGCGCATCTTCATCGAGCGCGCCGGCAACCGCGTCCGCGTGAAGATCTTCACCGCCCGCCCCGGCATTGTCATCGGCAAGAAGGGCCAGGAAGTCGAAAACATGAAGGTCCAGCTCGGTAAGATTACCGGCAAGGAAGTCCTGCTCGACATCCAGGAAGTGAAGAAGCCCGAGATCGAGGCCCAGCTCGTCGCCGAGAACGTCGCCCTCCAGCTCGAGCGCCGCGTCGCCTTCCGCCGCGCGATCAAGAAGTCCGTGCAGATGGCCATGAGCCTCGGCGCCGACGGCATCAAGATCCAGTGCTCGGGCCGTCTCGGTGGCGCCGACATCGCGCGCCGCGAATGGCAGCGCCAGGGTCGCATCCCGCTCCACACCCTCCGCGAGAACATCGACTACGGATTCGCCGAAGCCCGCACCGTCTGGGGCAAGATCGGCGTCAAGTGCTGGATCTGCAAAAAGGACGAATCCAACTAA
- the rplN gene encoding 50S ribosomal protein L14, producing the protein MIQMRSILDIADNTGARRASMIGRIGQNTRYAHVGDIITVNIKESSTDATVKKGEVHKAVIVRTKAPLRRADGSYLRFDSNAIVIIGDDGNPKGTRIFGPVARELRAKNYMKIISLAPEVL; encoded by the coding sequence ATGATCCAGATGCGTTCCATTCTCGACATCGCCGACAACACCGGCGCGCGCCGCGCGTCCATGATCGGCCGTATCGGTCAGAACACCCGCTACGCGCACGTCGGCGACATCATCACCGTCAACATCAAGGAGAGCAGCACCGACGCCACGGTTAAGAAGGGTGAGGTCCACAAGGCCGTCATCGTCCGCACCAAGGCGCCCCTCCGTCGCGCCGACGGCAGCTACCTCCGCTTCGACAGCAACGCCATCGTCATCATCGGCGATGACGGCAACCCGAAGGGCACCCGCATCTTCGGCCCCGTCGCCCGCGAGCTCCGCGCGAAGAACTACATGAAGATCATCTCCCTCGCCCCGGAGGTCCTCTGA
- the rpsJ gene encoding 30S ribosomal protein S10, which translates to MKGQRIRIKLQGFDYRVIDQSALEIVETAKRSGARVSGPIPLPTRIEKLSVNRSPHVDKKSMEQFESRTHKRLIDILEPTAQTVDELKKLNLPSGVDITINV; encoded by the coding sequence ATGAAAGGCCAACGCATTCGCATCAAACTCCAGGGTTTCGATTACCGTGTGATCGACCAGTCCGCCCTGGAAATCGTCGAAACCGCCAAGCGCTCCGGCGCGCGCGTCTCGGGCCCGATCCCGCTGCCCACCCGCATCGAGAAACTGTCCGTCAACCGCTCGCCGCACGTCGACAAGAAGTCGATGGAGCAGTTCGAGAGCCGCACTCACAAGCGCCTCATCGACATCCTCGAGCCGACCGCGCAGACGGTCGACGAACTCAAGAAACTCAACCTGCCGTCCGGCGTCGATATCACGATCAACGTCTAA
- the rplP gene encoding 50S ribosomal protein L16, whose amino-acid sequence MSALQPSRTKYRKAMKGSRAGNAKRGNTLAFGEFGLQSLSRGPMTGRQIEAARVTIARHLKRKGKLWIRVFPHKPVTKKPAEVRMGQGKGPVEYYTATIKPGAVLFELAGVPATIAKEAFRLADAKLPFRCRFIQREGVAV is encoded by the coding sequence ATGTCCGCTCTCCAACCGTCCCGCACCAAATACCGTAAAGCGATGAAGGGCTCCCGCGCTGGCAATGCCAAGCGCGGCAACACGCTCGCCTTCGGTGAATTTGGCCTGCAATCCCTCTCCCGCGGTCCCATGACCGGTCGCCAGATCGAAGCCGCCCGCGTCACCATCGCCCGCCATCTCAAGCGCAAGGGCAAACTCTGGATCCGCGTGTTCCCCCACAAGCCCGTCACCAAGAAGCCCGCCGAAGTGCGCATGGGTCAAGGTAAGGGCCCGGTCGAATACTACACCGCGACCATCAAGCCCGGCGCCGTCCTCTTCGAACTCGCCGGCGTTCCCGCTACCATCGCGAAAGAGGCCTTCCGCCTCGCCGACGCCAAGCTGCCCTTCCGCTGCCGTTTCATCCAGCGCGAAGGCGTGGCCGTCTAA
- the rplW gene encoding 50S ribosomal protein L23, protein MSADKVLKNMRLTEKASKLSSNYGQYTFEVYPSATKHTVREAVEATFKVTVTRVNIQNIKGKPKRSRTGRPTQKSDSKRAIVTLKQGDKIELV, encoded by the coding sequence ATCAGCGCCGATAAAGTTCTCAAAAACATGCGCCTGACGGAGAAGGCCTCCAAGCTCTCCTCCAACTACGGCCAATACACGTTCGAGGTTTATCCCTCCGCCACGAAGCACACCGTGCGCGAAGCCGTCGAGGCGACCTTCAAGGTCACCGTCACGCGCGTGAACATCCAAAACATCAAGGGCAAGCCGAAGCGTTCCCGCACGGGCCGCCCGACGCAGAAGTCCGACAGCAAGCGCGCCATCGTCACCCTCAAGCAGGGCGACAAGATCGAGCTCGTCTGA
- the rpsS gene encoding 30S ribosomal protein S19: MARSIKKGFFVDYHLLEKIEKAAKSSGARKPIQTWSRRSTITPDFVGHTFNVHNGKAFIAVYVTENMVGHKLGEFAPTRIFKAHGGMTRKEI, translated from the coding sequence ATGGCTCGTTCCATCAAAAAAGGTTTCTTCGTCGACTACCACCTGCTCGAGAAAATCGAGAAGGCGGCCAAGTCCAGCGGTGCGCGCAAGCCCATCCAGACCTGGAGCCGGCGCTCGACCATCACGCCCGACTTCGTCGGCCACACCTTCAACGTTCACAACGGCAAGGCCTTCATCGCGGTGTATGTCACCGAGAACATGGTCGGCCACAAGCTCGGCGAGTTCGCCCCGACGCGTATCTTCAAGGCGCACGGCGGCATGACCCGTAAGGAAATCTAA
- the rplB gene encoding 50S ribosomal protein L2: MAIKTFRPLTAALRFTELNRPEEISNKRPERSLVEHKNKTGGRNTYGRITSRRRGGGHKKLYRIIDFKRAKLDMPAKVQAIEYDPNRSALLALLAYTDGTKAYIIAPKGLKVGDSIYSALKTDTNDYRPGNSFPLSVIPAATKVHAVELLPGRGAQLARSAGTSVELVAVENGMAQLKMASGETRLVNANCRATIGEVGNEDHSKRKLGKAGRNRWLGKRPRVRGMAMNPIDHPNGGGQGKSKGGGGRQHLVSPWGQLAKGFPTRRRSKPSNSLILTRKNGRPPRGKK, from the coding sequence ATGGCTATCAAAACTTTCCGTCCTCTCACCGCCGCGCTCCGCTTCACCGAGCTGAACCGCCCGGAGGAGATTTCCAACAAGCGCCCCGAGCGCTCGCTGGTTGAGCACAAGAACAAGACCGGCGGCCGCAACACCTACGGCCGCATCACGTCGCGTCGTCGCGGCGGCGGTCACAAGAAGCTCTACCGCATCATCGATTTCAAGCGCGCCAAGCTCGACATGCCCGCGAAGGTTCAGGCGATCGAATACGATCCCAACCGCTCCGCGCTGCTCGCGCTCCTCGCTTACACCGACGGCACCAAGGCCTACATCATCGCTCCGAAGGGTCTCAAGGTCGGTGACTCGATCTACAGCGCGCTGAAGACCGACACCAACGACTATCGCCCGGGCAACAGCTTCCCGCTGTCCGTCATCCCGGCCGCGACGAAGGTCCACGCCGTCGAACTGCTCCCGGGACGCGGCGCCCAGCTCGCCCGCTCGGCCGGCACCTCCGTCGAACTCGTCGCCGTCGAGAACGGCATGGCGCAGCTCAAGATGGCTTCCGGCGAGACCCGCCTCGTGAACGCCAACTGCCGCGCCACCATCGGCGAGGTCGGCAACGAAGACCACAGCAAGCGCAAGCTCGGCAAGGCCGGCCGCAATCGCTGGCTCGGCAAGCGCCCGCGCGTCCGCGGTATGGCGATGAACCCGATCGATCACCCCAACGGTGGCGGTCAGGGCAAGTCCAAGGGTGGTGGCGGCCGCCAGCACCTCGTGTCGCCGTGGGGCCAGCTCGCGAAGGGTTTCCCGACGCGCCGCCGCTCCAAGCCGTCCAACTCCCTCATCCTTACCCGCAAGAACGGCCGTCCGCCGCGCGGCAAGAAGTAA
- the rplR gene encoding 50S ribosomal protein L18, producing the protein MSNTIRKAALLQKRKWRIRKTVTGTAARPRLSVKFSGKHIYAQAIDDAAGKTLVFLSTLDADVKKQNAKGNVSGAKLVGSAFAAKAKAAGIASVVFDRNGRRFHGRVKTFADAAREGGLQF; encoded by the coding sequence ATGTCCAATACCATTCGCAAAGCCGCGCTCCTCCAGAAGCGCAAGTGGCGCATCCGCAAGACGGTCACCGGCACTGCCGCCCGTCCGCGCCTCTCCGTCAAATTCTCCGGCAAACACATCTACGCGCAGGCCATCGACGACGCCGCGGGCAAGACCCTCGTGTTCCTCTCCACGCTCGACGCCGACGTGAAGAAGCAGAACGCCAAGGGCAACGTCTCCGGCGCCAAGCTCGTCGGCAGCGCCTTCGCCGCCAAGGCCAAGGCCGCCGGCATCGCTTCCGTCGTGTTCGACCGCAACGGCCGCCGCTTCCACGGCCGCGTCAAAACCTTCGCCGACGCCGCGCGCGAAGGCGGCCTCCAATTCTAA
- the rplD gene encoding 50S ribosomal protein L4 yields MKLKVYSSDASKTSEMEFNVPTFEGNKGVQAVKEVVVAHRANARQGTRSTKTRGEVRGGGKKPWNQKGSGRARAGSSRSPLWSGGGVVFGPKPRDFSKKINNKVKALAFARALFDRASAGEVDVIEAFSPAQPKTKLMNKVVRTIAPKGSVLLVDAPFTAEASRAARNLDRVSTTEAAKLNTLDLVQYSKIVVSTKALETILARANGGQS; encoded by the coding sequence ATGAAGCTCAAAGTTTACAGCTCCGACGCCAGCAAGACCTCCGAAATGGAGTTCAACGTCCCGACCTTCGAAGGCAATAAGGGCGTTCAAGCCGTCAAGGAAGTCGTCGTCGCCCACCGCGCCAACGCCCGCCAAGGCACCCGCTCCACTAAGACCCGCGGCGAAGTTCGCGGCGGTGGCAAGAAGCCGTGGAACCAAAAGGGTTCCGGCCGCGCCCGCGCCGGCTCGTCCCGCTCGCCGCTCTGGAGCGGTGGTGGCGTCGTGTTCGGCCCGAAGCCCCGCGACTTCTCCAAGAAGATCAACAATAAGGTCAAGGCCCTCGCCTTCGCCCGCGCGCTCTTCGATCGCGCCTCTGCCGGCGAAGTCGACGTGATCGAGGCGTTCTCGCCCGCTCAGCCGAAGACCAAGCTCATGAACAAGGTCGTCCGCACGATCGCCCCGAAGGGTTCCGTGCTCCTCGTCGACGCCCCGTTCACCGCCGAGGCCTCTCGCGCCGCGCGCAACCTCGACCGCGTCTCCACCACGGAAGCCGCGAAGCTCAACACTCTCGATCTCGTGCAATATTCGAAGATCGTCGTCTCCACCAAAGCGCTCGAGACCATCCTCGCCCGCGCCAACGGAGGTCAGTCATGA
- the rpmC gene encoding 50S ribosomal protein L29, with protein MTSKEIRELSPAEITTKLRATRDELLQLRLRKHTGQVEKPHTIRVLRKDIARLETILTEKKSKKTAAA; from the coding sequence ATGACTTCCAAGGAAATCCGCGAACTCTCGCCCGCCGAGATCACCACCAAGCTCCGCGCCACCCGCGACGAGCTCCTCCAGCTCCGCCTGCGCAAGCACACCGGCCAGGTCGAGAAGCCGCACACGATCCGCGTCCTCCGCAAGGACATCGCGCGCCTCGAGACCATCCTCACCGAGAAAAAATCCAAGAAGACCGCCGCTGCCTAA
- the rpsQ gene encoding 30S ribosomal protein S17: MSTHARHAARKTEIGFVTSKMGDKSVKVTVPYKTPHPLYGKVINRKTVLHVHDEKNESKVGDKVEVMETRPMSRLKRWRVVRVVEAAVQPIGAAVTETDVAAVVPTKTTKANESAAAAPKA; this comes from the coding sequence ATGTCTACTCACGCACGTCACGCCGCCCGCAAGACCGAGATCGGTTTTGTCACCTCCAAGATGGGCGACAAATCCGTCAAGGTCACCGTCCCCTACAAGACGCCGCACCCACTTTACGGCAAAGTCATCAACCGCAAGACCGTCCTCCACGTCCACGACGAGAAGAACGAGTCCAAGGTCGGTGACAAGGTCGAGGTCATGGAGACCCGCCCGATGAGCCGCCTCAAGCGCTGGCGCGTCGTCCGCGTCGTCGAAGCCGCCGTCCAGCCGATCGGCGCTGCCGTCACCGAGACGGACGTCGCCGCTGTCGTCCCGACCAAGACCACCAAAGCCAACGAGTCCGCCGCCGCGGCCCCGAAAGCCTAA
- the rplV gene encoding 50S ribosomal protein L22, which produces MEIQALTKNARMSPKKVREVANEIQGRSVPEATDLLSLIPRKSARLLAKTLKSAVANAENNHNLSADKLVVHRALVECGPVLKRFKAGARGSAKPRVKRMSHLRIVLSDSKA; this is translated from the coding sequence ATGGAAATTCAAGCTCTCACCAAAAACGCGCGCATGTCGCCGAAGAAGGTGCGCGAGGTCGCCAACGAAATCCAGGGCCGCTCCGTGCCCGAGGCCACCGACCTCCTCTCCCTCATCCCGCGCAAGTCCGCCCGCCTCCTCGCCAAGACGCTCAAGAGCGCCGTCGCGAACGCGGAGAACAACCACAACCTCTCGGCCGACAAGCTCGTCGTCCACCGCGCCCTCGTCGAGTGCGGCCCGGTCCTGAAGCGCTTCAAGGCCGGCGCCCGCGGCTCCGCCAAGCCGCGCGTCAAGCGCATGTCCCACCTCCGCATCGTCCTCTCGGACAGCAAAGCCTAA
- the rplC gene encoding 50S ribosomal protein L3: MITTLLGKKLGMTQVYDAQNVLVPVTVVEAGPCPVVQVKTVETDGYNAVQLGFGALKAKNASKAEAAHAKKAGLETAPRVLNEVRLAAAPTVKAGDVVTVTAFTEGQTIDVIGISKGKGFQGVVKKHGAAGGPAAHGSMFHRRIGSIGMRQTPGRSWKNQSMPGHMGSQRRTVQNLSVVKIIADKNLILVRGAIPGANGDDVIIRAGKKAKKA, from the coding sequence ATGATCACTACTCTATTAGGCAAAAAACTCGGGATGACCCAGGTCTACGACGCACAAAACGTGCTCGTGCCGGTCACCGTCGTGGAAGCCGGCCCCTGCCCGGTTGTCCAAGTCAAGACCGTCGAGACCGACGGTTATAACGCCGTCCAGCTCGGCTTCGGCGCCCTCAAGGCGAAGAACGCGAGCAAGGCCGAAGCCGCGCACGCCAAGAAGGCCGGCCTCGAAACCGCGCCCCGCGTGCTCAACGAAGTCCGTCTCGCCGCCGCTCCCACGGTCAAAGCCGGCGACGTCGTCACCGTCACCGCCTTCACCGAAGGTCAGACGATCGATGTCATCGGCATTTCCAAGGGCAAAGGCTTCCAAGGCGTCGTGAAGAAGCATGGTGCCGCCGGCGGTCCCGCCGCACACGGCTCGATGTTCCACCGCCGCATCGGCTCGATCGGTATGCGCCAGACGCCCGGTCGCTCCTGGAAGAACCAGTCGATGCCCGGCCACATGGGTTCGCAGCGCCGCACGGTGCAGAACCTCAGCGTCGTGAAAATCATCGCCGACAAGAACCTCATTCTTGTTCGCGGCGCGATCCCGGGCGCCAACGGTGACGATGTCATCATCCGCGCCGGCAAGAAGGCCAAGAAAGCCTAA
- the rplE gene encoding 50S ribosomal protein L5 has translation MSKDTVPPLKKAYFDQVVPALMASRSYKNKHQVPKLEKIVLNTGIGAEADKNQIADTARDMGLIAGQKPILNKSRKAIANFKLKQGQVVGCSVTLRGDAMWHFLMRLLAVALPTIRDFRGVPNKLDGQGNYNIGITDFTIFPEITVESAKRHMGLDITLVTSAHTDDEARELLKLLGMPFRRTEQAAAKSA, from the coding sequence ATGAGCAAAGACACCGTCCCGCCTCTCAAGAAAGCCTACTTCGATCAAGTCGTGCCCGCCCTCATGGCGTCGCGCAGCTACAAGAACAAACACCAGGTTCCCAAGCTCGAGAAGATCGTCCTCAACACCGGCATCGGCGCCGAAGCCGATAAGAACCAGATCGCCGACACCGCGCGCGACATGGGCCTCATCGCCGGCCAGAAGCCGATCCTCAACAAGTCCCGCAAGGCCATCGCCAACTTCAAGCTGAAGCAAGGCCAGGTCGTCGGCTGCAGCGTCACCCTCCGCGGCGACGCCATGTGGCACTTCCTCATGCGCCTCCTCGCGGTCGCGCTGCCCACCATCCGCGACTTCCGCGGCGTGCCGAACAAGCTCGACGGCCAGGGCAACTACAACATCGGCATCACCGACTTCACCATCTTCCCCGAGATCACCGTCGAAAGCGCCAAGCGCCACATGGGTCTCGACATCACCCTCGTCACCTCCGCTCACACCGACGACGAGGCCCGCGAGCTCCTCAAGCTTCTCGGCATGCCGTTCCGCCGCACCGAGCAGGCCGCCGCCAAATCCGCCTAA